The Nitrososphaera sp. genomic interval ACCACATCGGCGGATCAGTCCCTGCTAAGTTCGCTAACGGGCACGGCCGGCTCACCTCCCAACGCACAAGATCAACCGGCGATAAACTCGTATATAGTGCAAAAATTTCACGAAGGTGAGGCTTCCGGTTCTGCAGGCGCAAGACACTCGCTGAACTAGCCTGTTGATGTTTTGACAATTAAATCCGTGGCCCCCCTCCCCCCAGGGTGCTTCATGCCTTATTACATGCCCGTTTCAGATAACTAGCAACCCCGCAGGCGCTTGATGTAGCCAACGCATTCTGATTGTTCAGGCCGCGGGGGTCCTCCCCCATTCCCGACAGGAATTGGAATGTCAACTCAAGCTCGATGTGCAAAAACTTGTCTATGTTAGATTGTAACCAAAGCAATACATAATACGTCTGACTCGAATCATGTGCAGCCGATGGCCCTGCTCGAACTCTTGCAGCCGCTCGTTACGGCGATCACTTCTTGGATATCAAGCCTCGGGTATATCGGGATCTTTGGGCTGATGGTACTTGAAAGCGCCCTCATTCCGATTCCAAGCGAAATTATAATGCCGTTTTCAGGTTACCTTGCTTCCACCGGCAGGTTCGAGCCCTGGGCAGTGGTGCTTGCCGGTACCCTTGGCAATCTTGTCGGGTCTGTCCTTACATACTACCTGGGATTAAAAGCGGGGAGGGCATTGATCCTGAGGTACGGGAGGTATGTGCTTTTCCGCGAGTCGCACCTCCGAACCGTCGAAGGCTGGTTTTCAAAGTACGGTGACAGGACTGCCTTCATTGGTAGGCTGTTGCCGGGTGTGCGAACCTATGTCTCGCTGCCGGCAGGAATTGGTGAAATGAGGATAGGCCGGTTTGTGGTATACACTTTTGTCGGCTCGCTTATCTGGAATTCGATGCTGACTTTTGTCGGCATGCAGCTTGGTGAAAACTGGAAGAATATTGACAAGTATTCAATCTACCTTGACCTGGCCGCGGCTGCAGCAGTTCTGGGCTTTGTCATATGGTTTGTCAGGGCGAGCAGAAGCTCCGGAAAAGACCCTAAGGCTCGACAACCGTCAAAGGAAAAAAGTCAGAATTAAAAAGAGAGGATATGCCGCCCGCCTGTCAAGGAGGGCAGAATATTTTCCTGCGTTCTAGTTCCTAGCCACTAGATGCACCTGTTTCTTCTGCGACCGTGGTTCTTATGAGGTGGTAGTCAAACAGCGAGTGGCTTCCTGCCAACTTTAGATCAAAGGTCTGCACGCCGGACCAGCCAGAGCTAATTACCATGCTGCCATCCAGGTGTGACGCCGGGTTCTTTATCGAGTGCGAGGCCACTGAGAGCAGGGTGATGTTCTGGGTCACAGGGCTGTTGTCAATCGCCGTTTCGGTTCCGTTTGTATTAGAAGCAGACACATGGGCGAGAGTTAAAGACACGGTGTCCGCCGACTTTTCAACGACTCCCAGCACCTTCACTCCGGGGACCAGACTGTAGCTCTGCTCCGTAAGGCCTCTCCATCTCAGGTTTCGTTCCGCTCTGTCCTCCATGGCCATCAGTCTCTTTATCTTGGCGTCAACGTTTGGTTTTGCATTCCCGCCTGTGGCTGCACCGGTTGTGCTCGTGCTGTTGTTCGTATTGTTTGCATTCTGCTGCTGGGCAAATGCCTGCCCCGTGCTAAGAGACGCGGCGGCAATTGAACCCAATACGGCGGCGACTATTACTGCTGCCAGCGTCGCCTTTCGTGCGTTCCATGTTTTGTTTGCTGACATTTTTTGTCGGCAACAGTAAGCTGCCTGCAGATTTAAGAAATTGCGAAACCTTGGAAACTAACATGGTTAATGGAGTTCGGCTCTATGTCGCCAAAGATTGCATGTAATTATCGTGACACCAGGAGACTCTTGCCGCAGTAGGGAAATCGTGCCCCGAGCGGTGCACCTATACAGGTTATCTCAATAGCTTGTATGTGCCGTATGCCATCCTAAGCGCAGGGTGGGCATGAGCGATGGATTCCGCAAGAATTCCCGCACGCTGCCGCACAAACTCGACGATACTGTCAAAAGTACCGAGGCTGCGCTGAAGGGCAGCAAGGCCAGCAGGCGTTATTATGAAATAGGTTCTCCTGATAATCCTCATGCGCCGCCTGTGGACGGTATCCACGTAGCCGTACAGCATAAGGTCATTGAGGATGGAAGAAAGAGCATACTGGTCCACTTCGACTAATTTTGACAACCGCTTCTCGGTTCTGGCCTGTTTTTTTAAAATTTTCAAGATGCGGAGCTGCAGTGCGTCAAGAGGCATTGTATTGTCCAGCTCAATCTCTCGATAGCTCAACGAGTCTTTAATCGCGCTCCTTGCTTATGACTATTTGCCATAGTTGCGGTTTGATCGGCCGGGCGATGATGTTTTGTCGAGTCTATGCTTCCGCTGCAAACTCGCTTTCGCGGGCGGCCAAGTCGTGGGAATTTTCAGGGTGAAGTATTGCAAGAGCATGCTCCAAGCCGCAGCATGAGCACTGGGACTCGATGCACGAAGTCCTGGAATCATGGGAGCATCCGCTGCAAGTGCAGTGATACACTCCGGAATTCGGGGTCTTTGAATTTTCTAGCATTGCCGTTGACAAACCAAGTGGTAAGTTGTCTGGAACGGATTTTAAGCTAATGTAGAATATTTCTTACTAAAATAATCAGTATTTTTTTACCTAACTTAGGCCGACCGTATGCGCCTGCAATACGGGCAAAGCGGTGGACGGGTCCCCGAAGAAGCACCAAAGTTTTCACAACGCTTTAGCCAGATAATGAGCTGTAGCTCTAGCTCCAGCTAACCCTTAGCTTTTATTTCTTAGCTGGCATTAAATTCATTATCGAGCTCAAGGTAAGCTGGATGGCGGGTTCGGCTCGGAGCCTTTGGAAGGGCAGCATTTCTTTCGGACTAGTCAATATACCGGTCAACCTATATTCCGCCACAGAGGACAGGAGTTTTTCCTTTAACCAGCTGTGCAAGAACGGCCACAGGATCCAGTACAAGCGCTGGTGTCCTGTAGAGAACAGGGAGGTCCCCTACGACGAAATAAGAAAAGGGTACGAGGTTTCTAAGGACAATTACGTGCTGATAGACAAGGCGGACTTGAGGGCCGTCAGGGTCGAAAGCACCAAGACAATCGATATCCGTGAGTTTATTGACATGGAGGAGCTGGACCCGATTTTTGTTGAAAAGAGCTATTACGTCGGCCCCGACTCTAGGAAGGGAGTCGAGAAGGCCTATTCTCTGCTCGTCAGCATTCTGGGGAACACGAAAAAGGCGGGAATAGGCAAGGTCGTCCTGCGCGACAGGGAGCAGATAGTTGCGCTGAGGGCTTACCAGCGTGGAATTGTAATGCATGTGCTTCATTACATTGACGAGATACGGCCCATCGACGAAATAAAGGGCATCGGTGAGGCGGCAAGCGAAAGGACAAAGACTGACGACAAGGAGATGCAGCTTGGCAGGACCCTCGTTGAGCAGCTCGCAGCAAACGGGTTCGATGCGAGCCAGTATACCGACGTATATAGTAAAGAGATTCAAAAACTCATTGAGGCAAAAGCCAAGGGCAGACAGGTCTTGGTCGCTCCCGAAGGTGAAGGCCGGCTTTCTCCTACCCCAGACTTGCTAGAGGCGCTAAAGGCGAGCATAAAAAAGACGTCGTCCGGCAGGGGCAAAAAATAGCGATTTCAGGCACCTGACTCCCTCAGGCGACGTCTGACGTCCCGACTAGCAGCCCGTAAAGATCCTGCCTGTGATCGAAAATATCGCGCCAGGGGTCTCCATAATTTTTCAGATAGTCCGGTGCCGTCAGAATGGTATAGTCTGTCGGAAGTCTTTCTTCGAGCCGGTTCCATGCCAGAGGCATAGATACCGTCGCATCTGCAGTGGGCCTGACGGACAGGACCGACGCGACCGTCTTGCCGCGCGCATTCTGGTTGTAGTCAAAGAACACCTTTTCCTTTCTTTCCGACACGTTCCATTGCATGGTCATTCCCCGGGTTCCGTTCGCCAAAAGCATTCTCCCGATCACCTCGGCAAAGCGCCTAGTCTGCTCAAAGGTATAGGACCGGACAACAGGGATGAATATGTGGAGTCCCGTTTTGCCGCTGGTCTTTACGTACGACACGATATGGAGGCTGTCGAGAAGCTCCTTCAGATCCAAGGCCACGTCAACCGTCGCCATGTAAGCCTTCTTGTTGTACTCGGGTTCCTGACCTGCACGCTCCTTGCCCGAATAGATGTAAGGGTCGAGGTCAAAAACGATAAAGTCCGGACTTGCGAGCCCGCACTTGGACTCGTCCAGCATTCCATCATCTGCCGCACCTTCCCGCTTTGCTGCTGCGTGGCTGGCACACGCAGACCTGTCAGAAACGTGGCTGTACCATGGATGCATTTCGATGCACCCAAGGTTTGCTAGCCAGAGAAGCGTGTCCACGTTATTGCATAAGATGTAGTTGATAACGTCTCCCCGCGAGTCAGAATAGACTGTCATGGAATCCACGAATTCCGGCCTTGACTGGTTCCAGTTCTTGTGAAAAAAGGACTTGCCATTAATCCCGTCTGGGTACCTCTTTAGGGAAAGAGGCCTGTCGCGGAGGTGAGGCAGAATATGCGTTGCGACGCTCTGGTAGTAGTCTATTAGGTCTTTTTTTCTAAGGCCCGCCGGATTTCCCGCGCCGGGTGCCTGCGGGAAAAAGACCTTGTTCAAATTGGTAAGATAGGGCGCTGCCCTTCCTTGGGCCGCATTAGCCGGCCGGGAATCTATCGATATTTCCCTTGCATCATCTTTGCTTTCAGCTGCATCCTGAAGGACTTTCTCCAAATCAGCTGGAGAATCAAGCGTGCAATCCCGGGGCTGCTTGTCGTCTCTGAAGCGGAGAAATATTGGCGCTCGCATAATGCCCTCCCTCGTCCAGCCGCTAAATTTTATCTCCGCGATAAGACGCGGTTTAAGCCAGACTGCCTGCCTGTTGACATGAGGAACGTCTCCTATTGGACACGCCTCAACCCTCAGAGCGGACATAACATTGAGCGCTTGTCGAAGCTGCTGCGTTCCAAAGCCGCTGCCGGAATGCCCGACAAAGCGGAATCGATTCAGTTTGCTGTCAAATGCCGCAAGAATAAGCGAGCCGAACAGTCCTTCCCGGTTTCCCTCGCCTTTCGTGTAGCCAATGACCACGCAATCCTGGGTCAAGACACCTTTTATCTTGAGCCAGGCGGAGGAGCGCGCGCCCTGTTCATAGGTGCTCTGTTTTCTTTTTGCAACCAGCCCCTCGAGTCCCTCCTCAACGGCGTTTCGGAAGAGCTGTCTGCCGTCACCTTCAATATAATCAGATATTCTGATAAGCGAATGACCGTTGGATTTGTGCTGAACTACTTTTGAGAGAATTTTACGCCGTTGCACAAAGCCCAGTTTCTGGAGGCTGCGGCCGTCCAGATAGAGGATGTCAAATACGAAATAGGTTGCAGGCAGCTGACGGGAATAGCGCTCGATGTCGCGTTCTGAGTCCAGATTCATCCTACTTTGATGGCTTTGAAAATCCGGTACTCCCCTGTCGTTGAGCACGACTATTTCGCCGTCCAGAACCGCCGAGGAATCGCAGTGGATTGAAGAATCCACTTCGCGTATCAACTCGGGATACCTGGATGTTATCTCCCTCTGGTTTCTGGACTGCAGTCTTACGACGCCCGCATCCTTGTCATAGAAAAGGACCGCCCTCACTCCGTCCCATTTTACCTCAAAGACCCAGTCCTTGCTGTCAAATGGCTGGTCTATTGCAGTCGCCAGCATGGGCCGCACCGAAGACGGAATGCGCGAACCAGGCTTACCGGAGTGCCTACCTTTTGAGCGTGTGCCAGCATTCTGACGCTGATGTGATTTATCGCGCCCGGCGGAGTCCCTTGTGTTGATTGAACCAGTCAGGCTCCCGGCGTCCGAGTCATTTGTATGCGCAAATTTATCTGCTGTTTTCACTATGAGCCACTGATTCTTGGCGCCGTCTGCGGAGCGTTTCATCCTAATCATGGAATACTCCCCCTTGAACCTTTGACCGTGCAGGATGAATCGGACTCTGCCGGTGGCCTGCTGCTTTCGTATCTCATCGCCGAGCGGCTCGTACTGTCCCGTGTCCCAGACAATGACGGTACCTGCCCCATAGTTTCCTTCGGGTATAGTCCCTTCAAAATTGATATAGCTTAGCGGATGGTCTTCAGTTTCGACTGCAAGGCGCTTGTCCTTCGGGTCAAGCGACAATCCCTTGGGTACGGCCCACGACATTAGCGCCCCGTCAGCGGTCTCCAGTCTAAAGTCGTAATGGAGCCTGCTGGCCGAATGCTTTTGAATTACAAAACGGAGAGGCGCTGATTTTTCCCGGAAAAGATTCCTGTCACCGCTGGGCTCCGGAGTATTTGTGAAGTCGCGTTTTTCCTTGTATTCCCTTAACATATCGCTTGGCAGACAGAAGCAAACCGCACGAATTCAAAATTAATGACAGCTATAGATTCTCACTAGCTTTTCCTCGGATTCACCAGAAAATGTGTCGGATATGGAAAGATCCGGCTTGCAAACCGGCAGGCAAAGGACAGAATAATCGCGGATAGGATATTGGTAAAGCATTGAAACGCGGTGGATTTACATGAGACACACCACAGCATTTTTCCACCCCAGATCCTGCTCGCTCATTAAACCGAAATAGATTACCCCTTTGTATATGAGCAAAAGGCTAACCTACCCATAAATACTCAATTTGGACCGATCCGCCGATGCAGAAGAATACGGCATATGTAATAGGCACGATTGCAGTTTTCCTAGCAGTAGCTGCAATGATACCGAAAACAACGACAATGAATGCAATGGCACAACCATCAAACAGCACTGGGGCAAATGTCACGGCCCTTTCCAACGCGGTTTCCAACGCCGTGAATTCGGCACAGAGCAGTAGCAGCAGCTCGCAACCAGTCTGTGGAGAGGTCATCAAGCACAATGTCATGCTGACAGCCAACCTGAACTGCAGCGGCGACGGACTTATCGTCGGAGCCGACGGCGTCACAATCAATCTCAATGGCTTCTTTATCACCGGTCCGGGATCTGGGACCTCAACCAGAGGCATCATAATCCCTAACGTGGGAGATGTCAAAATCATAGGCCCGAGCGTGATTAGCGGCTTTGGAACAGCGATCGACTACACCGGCGGACCTGGCGGAGGAAACGTCACAGCAGTGATCATCTCGAACAATGGCAATGGCATTTCGCTTACTGGAACCAAGGGAGTATTCATCCAGGATGACCTCATAAACCACAACAATGTAGGCGTCTCGTCCCAGTCTAGCAGCGGTGGCAACGTCTCGTCCAACATAATCAATAACAATGCGCAGTCAGGCGTAGTACTTGTAAACACGCAGAACATGGGAGTATCTACGAATAACATCATCGGCGACGGCTCAAGCGGCGTGTTCGTCGACTCTCAGAGTGGCGGGAACAACATCGGATTTAACAACGTGTTTGGCAACAACGTGGACATCAACAACGCAAACGGCCTGCCGCTTAACATCAACAACAACAGCATGCACGACAACAACTGCTTCAACAGCAACCCTGGCGGCTTGTGCATAGGCAGATAAGCAGAGGTCAGAGAATGACTTCTTCCGCCCTTTCTTTTTTTCAGGATGTCCACGGTCTGGGCAAGGCTAGGCACCAATTTTTCCCGACGAGTATTGTTTAGAGGTGGATTTTGTGAGAGACGGATTCAACCACCTTAAAGTAACCGGCATAATCTTGTTGCTTGGAATTTCTCTAGTGCTTCTCGTTCCTGCTTCGGGCATCGTAAGCACCGCGTTTGCGCAATCAAGTTCTCCCGCTACTCCATTCAGCCCGGACATTTTTTCAAAGCAGTTTACCGGGAACCCGCTGTCGCAGCCAAGTAATTCTCAAAACGCGCCACAGGCTCAGCGCCCCGTAAATTCAAGCGCAGCGGCAAATTCAACCGCGGAGCAATCCTCTGCCAAATTGCAGAGTGAAATATTTGCTGCGCAGTCGCTGAACAACGCCCTTGGTCAGCAGTCTGTCAATCAGAGCAAGACTTTGCAGGCAGAGACACAGCAATCAAGTGCCTGTGGACAGAAAATCTTCAAAAACACTACGCTTACGTCAAACATCATTTGCAACGGCAGTGCGTTTATTGCTGCTTCGAACGGGATAACCATCAGCCTGAACGGCTATACAATCACCGGGATGGGAATAACAAAGGACAACCCCTCGAACTCGAAGGGCATAGGGATTACAAACAAGGCAGACGTAAGGATTTTGGGACCCGGTGTAATCAGAGGCTTCGACAAGGGTGTAGCGATTTCCGGCGGCAGGGGCTCTTCCGTGGTCGGGGTCATACTCCAATCAAACAACAACGGAATCGGGCTTTCTTCGACCAACAGCACGGTCCTGTACGGAAATCTAATCATGAACAATAAGGCCGGAATTGCGTCGCAGTCAAGTAATTCGGGAAACATGTCAAGCAACATAGTCACAGGCAACAAGGACAAAGGGATCTCGCTATCCGATTCAAACGGGTTTACGATTGACAACAACGTACTGAATCAAAACGCAAACAACGGCGTAATCCTCGATTCCCAGAGCACAAACAACCAACTTGCACGCAACGCGTTTGTGTCGAACAACATTGACATTAACAATGCATTCGGTCTGCTGCCAAGCGTAAATGACAATTCATTCATCGACAATAACTGCCTGACGAGCAGCCCGACCGGGCTGTGCTTTGGGAGATAATGTGAGCAAAGCAGCTGTCTTTAGACCAGTCAGCAACTTACTGTAATAGTCTTTGCCCTGCCGTCAAGGCAGACCTTGTAGTTATCCAGGATGTCTCTTCCAAGCAATGCTTTAGACGGCGTCTGGTCGGGAAGCTCCAGACACCCAACGTGCATGTTCTCATATAGGTCGCCGAACACCTCAATCGAAACCTCGTAATACGGCATGTCGATTATGCCCGCGCCAGTTACTGTCTGGTCGCTCCCGGCAAATGACAGATTCATTTCTTCGGCAATGCTCGTTGGAATTATGGTCATTGTTGATGCAAAGTCCAGGTGGGCGTCGACTGCAAAAGACTTGTTGCATCCGGCGTCTATAACCTTCATGACCACCAGCGGAAGGTTGTTGGTGTACCTAATTTGAAAGACTTGATCCGATTTCAAGACTTTATACGTCATAGTATACGCGCTAAACGCAAATAACAATGCTTGGGTTTTTGCTGCCCCGGCGCCTCTCGATAAAAGCTGGCAGCATAACTGCTTGGTCACAAGCGTCTTATAGTGCCGTTTGAAACCGGTCGGTATGAAAAAACGCGCGACGATTGCATTTGTCGTTTCCCTCGCAATCGCAATTCCGGTGATGGGGATTTTTCTTTATTACTTGGGTGCCCTGACTGTATCGAGTAACCAAGAAATAGACTCACTGAAGGCTAATCTGAGGCAGAACTGCATGCAGCTGAGGACAGATGTGACCAATCAGACGACTGACCAGATTGCCTCAAGGGAGCATGTCGACCCGGCTCAGCTGAAGGCTGTCATCGATGAGTGCAAGTCCAACGGCTACTGGTTCAATAGCACCACAGGCCTGCTTCAGCGCTAGCCGACCCGTCAGCGCTGCAGAACGTGCTGTGCTCACTCTGCAACTATGCGCACCAAGAAATTCTAAATGCCGTGATGGTGTGGCTTTGATCAGCGCTCCCCCGTTGTTCATAGCAATTTGAGTGAACATCACGAACAGGCCCTTGTGGCTCCAAGTTTTACCGGCTGCAGAATGTCGCAGTCATTGAAGGCTAGACTAACTCAGCGCGGGGAGTGGGATTCGAACCCACGGGTCTTTTCAGACATGGGATTAGCAATCCCACGCCCTACCAGGCTAGGCGACCCCCGCTCCGCAGTTTCAATAAGTGAAGTAGAATAATATCGTTCCGCGAGCAAGAATCAAACCCCTACTGGGTGCTCTCGAGGATCATTTCGTTCCCACACGACCGGCAGCTGCCTTTCGAATAGTCTGCCAGGGCGCCGCACAGACTGCAGATATTTTGCTGGCACCGCGCGCTGATTTCCATTAACATACTAGCTGAACAATTTGGATTTAGAGCGTGCTGCAAATCAGGCACGATTTCTGCCAGCAGAGAAGGAATAGTAAGCGCGGTCCTGCGAGCTTAAGATCATTTCATAATTTTCAGTCCAGTTCGAAATAGTATACATCCGCGGCTATTGCACAACGTCGGCAAGAAAGAATAGGGGCCTAGGCCTTTGCCAGTGTAGTCTCGATGAACTTGACGTATGCCTCTTTCGGAGCAGCGCCCACGGTCCTGCCGACCTCCTTGCCGCCCTTGAAGAGCACAAGCGACGGGATAGACCTGACGCCATATTTCAGTGCGATTTCCTGGTTTTCGTCAACGTTCAGCTTTGCAACCTTTACCTTGCCTGCGAGCATCTTGGAGATTTGCTCGACCGCCGGCCCGACCATGCGGCATGGCCCGCACCATTCTGCCCAGAAATCAACGAAAACCGGCACGTCAGACTTGAGCACTTCGGAGTCCCAAGACTTTGAAGTTACATGAACAAGATTGTTTGAGGCGCTGCGAGATGTACTTTCCATGCAAACGTACTGGGCATAAAGGCTATTTTAATTATTATAGTGCCAGCGACGAATACAGGCAGCGGCCTATCTTCCACGGGTGCCCAGGGTGACGAATTCCGCAAGCAGCTTTATGACGAATGCGATGCCTCCTACGGCAGCAATCCCGAGGATTACAAGCCTGAGGTGCTGGATGTAATCGTCTTTGCTTGTCTTCTTTGCCAGCCTGAGGGTCTGGAATATTTCGGTTACTTTGCGTTCTATCATTGCCAAGGTAGCGTTACGTGGCGAATGGGTGCCACGCTGTATATAAAAATTGGCTTATTGTGCTTTCGATGCATGGGCGCTGTAATTAGGTTCCTTGTCCGTCCGCTGCATCTCGACGAACGTCTCGGTGTTCTGGATCCCTTCAATCTTGCCGACCCTTTCGATGACTACGTTGTGAAGTTCCTCGAGCGTGTGCGCGCTCACGCTTACTATCATGTCAAACCTTCCCGTGACCTCTGAAAGCGACCGGACCTCGGGGATTTTTAATAGTTCAGAGTGAATCGACTCCTTCAGTTTGGGGTCACGATTTATCCCAACCGTCGCCTTGACGTTAATCCCTAGCATGCCTTCATTGACTATCACAGTAAATTTCTTGACCAAACTGCGCTTAGTGAGCCGCTTAATCCTGCTGTAAAGAACAGATGCGTTGATGTTGAGCTTTTTGCTCAACCTCGGTACGGAGACGCTGGCATCTTTTGTCAGCTCGGACAAGATTCGCATGTCGAGATCGTCAAACTTGTGCAATAAATTCAGCCGCCTATCCTAGGCGCATTGCGTTAATAAATGTAATTTTTGTATCTTATCCCGATTTTTTGACCAATCCGGTGAGATTTACGAGCATCGAATTCGAGTTCTGTCAAGATTGTCAGAGCGTGCCGGCAGCAAGTATTAATATAATTTGCCTCTGCGTTACCCTGTAGATGTTTGGCCTTGGCCGCAAGGGGATAAAGGCTGGAGATTACGTTTTTGTCGTACATAAAGACGGCGCGGACGACTTTGGCAGGATAGTGATAGGAAGAGTTCAGTCATCGGAGTCGGGCAACTTACACGTTGTTGGCACGTACATATTCCCCCGCGGTGTCGTCGAGCGGGTAAGGGCGGGCAGGGCGGGCTCGCGCTCGTCGGAAGTCCTGTCAAACCCGGACCCTAACAATTGCATTTTTCTGCTGATAGATCATGTTGAAACCGGCCGATTCAATGACAACGTAAGCGAGTCCAAGTCAAGAGTGGTTTGGATAAACCAGAACCGGTACCTGGTTCTTGACGGCTGGATAAAGGAGAACATGCCGGAGATTTTTGCTTCGGCGCTCACGGCCTCATCAGAGGAGGATCGGAGGCATTCACGGCAGATACTAATCGACAAGATGGACTCACTTTACGAAAAGGACCTCAAGGACCACGTCTACACCGTTGCCAGGCTCACCAAAATCCTCTAGCGTGCAGCAAGGATTAAGTTCGAGCAGCACCAGATAGCAGTTGTGTCTTTTTTTGGAGGCCCATCAGATGCTCCAAGCTATGATAAGAAAAAGTACGAACATCTCACCCTGAGCATCCGACAAACCGTCCTGGAACGAGCACGCAACAGGTGCCAGAAATGCTCCGTCAAGTTCGGCCCAAGCGTGGAGCCAAGGTTCGAGCACATCAACAAATCAAAGAAGGACAACCGGCCGGCTAACCTGCGCGCTCTCTGCCCGCAGTGCTTTGGCGAACTGGAGGCCAAAGAGAAGGGCAAGGGGCTTTTCAGCGGCAAGATCAAGGGCATGTTTGGATCCTGAGATCCAGCTGCATTAACATCTAAATAGCATCGGCAGACTTTTCCCAGTGGTATGGGCGTAATCACGCTTCAGCTCGTATGCGACGACTGCAAAATGGTGGTCCTTGAGAAAACCGGCGAGCAGCACCTTCTTGAAGAAAAGTTTCCCATTACAAAGGAAGAGGAAGCCAAGCTTGCGAAGAACCATCTGGGGCACAATTGCCACATAGAGGCAGTTGAAAAAGGCTAGCGGGAAAACTAAAGTTTCAGGCCAAATGAGTCGGCCATTTCCGAGAACTGGCGATACCTGTAGAGGTACTCCTTGCCCTTCGATGTAATGTGGTAGATGCGCTGTCCGTCCTGCACTTCCTCATTCATCATCCCGGCCTGCATGAGTTTTGAGGCGACGTTTGCGAGCCTCCCGTATGACAAATTGGCCTTGCGTAGCAGCGAGGTAAGGTTCACGCCAGAAATGCCCGATTCGTCTGCAATGCGAAGAACATCCCCAACAATAGTCACGCTGTTGCGGTACACCTCGCCCATCTCAGTGTCTAGGGTTTGCTGGGAGAATAATAAACATTGTGTAATATAGCTCTTCACACAACAACCGCGAATCGACGACTGCTCTAAAAATGAGTGAGAGCTTCGATAACCCGAGACTTTTATAAAGGAATTGACAATTCAGAACCGGTTGTCCGCGCCCTCATCGTGGTACAAAGACTTTGTGGGACTTGGCTACAGGTATCATGATGTCTTTATGAACGTGTTTCCCCTCATGTCGGACAAGAAGGAAGCGCATCGGCTCTGGAAAAAGACGATTGACTGGTGGCCCGACGACAAGATAAAGATGCGCTTTGTGGAGGAAGACGGTTACTACTGGTTCATACTCTATGGGGGTTCTGACTATACGGGCGACAATA includes:
- a CDS encoding Lrp/AsnC family transcriptional regulator; amino-acid sequence: MRILSELTKDASVSVPRLSKKLNINASVLYSRIKRLTKRSLVKKFTVIVNEGMLGINVKATVGINRDPKLKESIHSELLKIPEVRSLSEVTGRFDMIVSVSAHTLEELHNVVIERVGKIEGIQNTETFVEMQRTDKEPNYSAHASKAQ
- a CDS encoding HNH endonuclease signature motif containing protein, with protein sequence MSFFGGPSDAPSYDKKKYEHLTLSIRQTVLERARNRCQKCSVKFGPSVEPRFEHINKSKKDNRPANLRALCPQCFGELEAKEKGKGLFSGKIKGMFGS
- a CDS encoding winged helix-turn-helix domain-containing protein, translated to MGEVYRNSVTIVGDVLRIADESGISGVNLTSLLRKANLSYGRLANVASKLMQAGMMNEEVQDGQRIYHITSKGKEYLYRYRQFSEMADSFGLKL